Proteins encoded by one window of Roseibium sp. Sym1:
- a CDS encoding Lrp/AsnC family transcriptional regulator, protein MAISDTLDTFDIQILRELRKNGRISIQDLSERIGLSATPAARRLRNLEDRGIITGYCALIDEGKLGYEVSVFVSVQLDKQVDVTLDQFEAAIQAFPEVVDCWLMTGNRDYLLRVATTGLAAFETFLTGKLTKVPGVANIESSIPLRRVKSGVARTP, encoded by the coding sequence TTGGCGATTTCCGACACATTGGACACGTTCGATATCCAGATCCTGCGAGAGCTGCGTAAAAACGGCCGCATATCGATTCAGGACTTGTCCGAGCGCATCGGCCTCAGCGCGACCCCGGCGGCGCGCCGTCTCCGGAACCTGGAAGACCGCGGCATCATCACCGGATATTGCGCGCTGATCGACGAGGGGAAGCTCGGCTACGAGGTGTCGGTCTTCGTTTCCGTCCAGCTCGACAAGCAGGTCGACGTTACGCTCGACCAGTTCGAGGCGGCGATCCAGGCCTTTCCGGAGGTCGTCGACTGCTGGCTTATGACCGGCAACCGCGACTATCTCCTGCGCGTGGCAACCACCGGACTGGCGGCCTTCGAGACCTTCCTGACCGGCAAGCTCACCAAGGTGCCCGGTGTTGCCAATATCGAAAGCTCGATCCCGCTGCGGCGGGTCAAATCGGGCGTGGCGCGAACGCCCTGA
- a CDS encoding methionine gamma-lyase, with protein sequence MSAMKGFASRAIHHAYEPLANDASLTPPLHLSSTFVFETAEAGGEIFAGERPGHIYSRISNPTLDLLEQRIADLEGAEAGLALSSGMGAITATLWTLVAPGDEIIVDETLYGCTFAFMRHGLTRFGITITHVDMTDPENLRGAITDKTRVVYFETPANPNMRLVDIEHVASIAHEAGAKVIVDNTYATPYLTRPIELGADIVLHSATKYLGGHGDVVAGLVVGRAEQIQEIRLVGMKDMTGAVMAPFNALLILRGLKTLALRMDRHCASAKKVAEWLEAQPAVSKVFFPGLESFEQYGLATKQMSQPGGMIAFELEGGLEAGISMMNALEMIQRAVSLGDAETLIQHPASMTHSTYTAEERAAHGISDGLVRLSVGLEEVEDILADLAQALPEGEVAAAA encoded by the coding sequence ATGAGTGCCATGAAGGGTTTTGCAAGCCGCGCCATCCACCACGCCTATGAGCCGTTGGCCAACGACGCCTCTTTGACGCCGCCGCTCCACTTGAGTTCGACCTTCGTGTTCGAAACCGCAGAGGCGGGAGGCGAGATATTCGCCGGCGAGCGTCCGGGACATATCTACAGCCGGATCTCCAATCCGACCCTGGACCTCCTGGAACAGCGCATCGCCGACCTGGAAGGCGCGGAAGCCGGTCTGGCGCTGTCCTCCGGCATGGGTGCGATCACCGCGACACTCTGGACCCTGGTGGCACCCGGCGACGAGATCATTGTCGATGAAACGCTCTATGGCTGCACCTTCGCCTTCATGCGCCACGGCCTGACCAGGTTCGGCATCACCATCACCCACGTGGACATGACCGACCCGGAAAACCTTCGCGGCGCAATTACCGACAAGACCCGCGTGGTCTATTTCGAGACCCCGGCCAACCCGAACATGCGCCTGGTCGACATCGAACACGTTGCGTCGATCGCTCATGAAGCCGGCGCCAAGGTAATCGTCGACAACACCTATGCGACCCCCTATCTCACCCGCCCGATCGAACTTGGCGCCGATATCGTCCTGCATTCGGCGACGAAGTACCTCGGCGGCCATGGCGATGTCGTCGCCGGCCTCGTGGTCGGCCGCGCCGAACAGATCCAGGAGATCCGCCTCGTCGGCATGAAGGACATGACCGGCGCGGTGATGGCGCCGTTCAACGCGCTCCTGATCCTTCGTGGTCTCAAGACCCTTGCCCTACGCATGGACCGGCATTGTGCCTCGGCCAAAAAAGTCGCCGAATGGCTGGAAGCCCAGCCGGCGGTTTCCAAGGTCTTCTTTCCGGGTCTTGAGAGCTTCGAGCAGTATGGTCTGGCGACAAAACAGATGAGCCAGCCGGGCGGCATGATCGCCTTTGAACTGGAAGGCGGCCTGGAGGCGGGCATTTCCATGATGAACGCCCTTGAGATGATCCAGCGCGCCGTTTCCCTTGGCGACGCGGAAACCCTGATCCAGCACCCGGCTTCCATGACCCACTCCACCTACACAGCAGAAGAGCGCGCGGCCCACGGCATCAGCGACGGTCTCGTGCGCCTGTCGGTGGGACTGGAAGAGGTCGAGGACATCCTCGCGGACCTGGCGCAGGCCCTGCCGGAAGGCGAAGTGGCTGCGGCGGCCTGA
- a CDS encoding Lrp/AsnC family transcriptional regulator codes for MDRKDRQIIRALQRDGRMTNQDLAEEVNLSPSPCLRRLRNLETSGAIKGFSVDVDPSAYGLPITVFVRIRLERHNEDDVRRFERQVQTIEEILECHVLTGAMDYQLRVVVSDLDAYERFIRTRIHPIGGIASIDTSFVYGTVKKTAVFPALD; via the coding sequence ATGGACAGAAAAGATCGCCAGATCATCCGCGCCCTGCAACGCGACGGCCGCATGACCAACCAGGATCTCGCCGAGGAGGTCAACCTGTCACCCTCGCCCTGCCTGCGCCGATTGCGCAACCTGGAGACGTCCGGCGCGATCAAGGGGTTTTCGGTCGATGTCGACCCCTCCGCCTATGGGTTGCCGATCACCGTTTTTGTGCGCATCCGGCTGGAGCGCCACAACGAAGACGACGTGCGCCGGTTCGAGCGGCAGGTCCAGACCATCGAAGAAATCCTGGAGTGTCATGTCCTGACCGGCGCGATGGACTACCAGCTGCGCGTGGTTGTCTCGGACCTCGATGCCTACGAGCGCTTTATCCGCACGAGGATCCACCCGATCGGAGGCATTGCCTCGATCGACACCAGCTTCGTTTACGGCACGGTCAAGAAGACGGCCGTTTTCCCGGCTCTGGACTGA
- a CDS encoding alginate O-acetyltransferase AlgX-related protein has translation MNIRQIMLGAVSVRDDNPLATTVRYLPTFFSAAMCMFGIYAFVHFWNSEALQEHRQKPVSAQDIIQGREALALEEIFKDEFPIRNFATGLMNAISFGVFDEARKGLVKGTDGWLFSDEEFTWNRESTATLNEHLAFVEETVFDLTHKGVTVVAVLIPEKADIYSDQLGKIEQPSMRATYYETVRRRLMAIEHLKVPDLRRDFLAAREQEKVFLKSDTHWTVFGAGVAANTVAATLENVAGLKETTYELKPQPEIAHKGDLYNFAEFSAFSPYFDQPAEPVTRLDAVAAELGLDDLFADEEAGPEVALVGSSYSANPLWSFEAQLRAATRADLINLAAEGEGPFKPMESFLKEEVAGLSDLKVVIWEMPLRYFDEPNF, from the coding sequence ATGAATATCCGTCAAATCATGCTCGGCGCCGTTTCCGTTCGGGACGACAATCCGCTGGCCACAACGGTCAGGTATCTGCCGACATTCTTTTCCGCTGCCATGTGCATGTTCGGCATCTACGCCTTCGTGCATTTCTGGAACAGCGAGGCACTCCAGGAGCACCGGCAAAAACCGGTGAGCGCTCAGGACATTATCCAGGGGCGCGAGGCCCTGGCGCTTGAGGAAATCTTCAAGGACGAATTTCCGATCAGGAACTTTGCGACCGGCCTGATGAATGCCATCAGCTTCGGTGTCTTTGACGAAGCCCGGAAAGGCCTGGTCAAGGGGACGGACGGCTGGCTGTTCTCTGACGAGGAATTCACCTGGAACAGGGAATCGACAGCGACCCTCAATGAACACCTGGCCTTCGTCGAGGAAACGGTCTTCGATCTCACGCACAAGGGTGTCACGGTCGTTGCCGTCCTGATTCCGGAAAAGGCGGATATCTACAGTGACCAGCTTGGCAAGATCGAACAGCCTTCCATGCGCGCGACCTACTATGAAACGGTTCGCCGGCGTCTGATGGCGATCGAGCATCTCAAGGTGCCTGACCTTCGGCGGGACTTTCTGGCGGCCAGGGAGCAGGAAAAGGTCTTCCTGAAATCCGATACCCACTGGACGGTGTTCGGCGCGGGAGTGGCAGCCAATACGGTCGCCGCAACGCTGGAAAATGTGGCCGGACTGAAAGAGACAACCTACGAACTGAAGCCTCAGCCGGAAATCGCCCACAAGGGCGACCTCTACAACTTCGCGGAGTTCTCGGCGTTTTCGCCCTATTTCGATCAGCCGGCTGAACCGGTTACCCGCCTGGATGCGGTGGCCGCGGAGCTGGGGCTGGACGATCTCTTCGCCGACGAGGAGGCGGGCCCCGAGGTTGCCCTTGTGGGGTCGAGCTATTCGGCCAATCCGCTCTGGAGCTTCGAGGCGCAACTGCGGGCGGCGACACGGGCCGACCTGATCAATCTTGCCGCGGAGGGCGAGGGGCCGTTCAAACCCATGGAGAGTTTCCTGAAGGAGGAGGTTGCCGGATTGTCCGACCTGAAGGTCGTGATCTGGGAAATGCCGCTGCGCTATTTCGACGAGCCGAATTTTTGA
- a CDS encoding MBOAT family O-acyltransferase: MVFSSVIFIFTYLPLFLACYYLTPNRFRSWVILVLSYAFYAWWRIDFAFLMFFTTWVNYIAVAQMFRSDNDRVRLSILAGMVVADLGLLFYFKYFNFFTDSVSYVFNGGETYAWALPQVILPIGISFYIFHNLSYLVDVYRRDLTPSRSFVDFSAFIAFFPHQIAGPVLRFADLKEQFYARAHNPAKFNYGAVRFMTGLAKKVLIADSAAVIADAAFAIPNPTAAEAWLGAIAYSIQLYFDFSGYSSMAIGLAMMVGFYFVENFDAPYTSVNITDFWRRWHISLSSWLRDYLYISLGGNRISISRTYVNLAATMVLGGLWHGANMTFIVWGAWHGLWLIIERLFNVKASAPFRVGNWLLTTLVFVIGWVFFRSETMGQAMDMLSGMFGFHGLALRSDYAWQFTGFSLALFAVGVAIALGERQLRQVFRLKSTHELVKGGEIDNPPITQPMALVATVLGGLAILKLVADSDTPFLYFQF; the protein is encoded by the coding sequence ATGGTGTTTTCTTCGGTCATTTTCATTTTCACCTATTTGCCGCTGTTCCTGGCCTGCTACTACCTGACGCCGAACAGGTTTCGCTCCTGGGTGATCCTGGTTCTGTCCTATGCGTTTTATGCCTGGTGGCGCATCGACTTCGCCTTTCTGATGTTCTTCACCACCTGGGTGAACTACATCGCGGTTGCGCAGATGTTCAGATCGGACAATGACCGTGTCCGGTTGAGTATCCTCGCCGGCATGGTGGTCGCAGATCTCGGCCTGCTGTTCTATTTCAAGTATTTCAACTTCTTCACCGACAGCGTCTCCTATGTCTTCAACGGTGGAGAGACCTATGCCTGGGCTCTGCCGCAGGTCATCCTGCCGATCGGGATCTCCTTCTACATCTTCCATAACCTGAGTTATCTCGTGGATGTCTACCGGCGCGACCTGACGCCTTCACGCAGCTTTGTCGACTTCTCGGCCTTCATCGCGTTTTTTCCGCACCAGATCGCGGGCCCCGTTCTGCGTTTCGCCGACCTCAAGGAGCAGTTCTACGCGCGGGCGCACAACCCTGCGAAATTCAATTACGGCGCGGTGCGGTTCATGACCGGCCTTGCCAAGAAGGTTCTGATCGCCGACAGCGCGGCCGTTATCGCCGACGCCGCGTTCGCCATTCCGAACCCGACTGCGGCGGAAGCCTGGCTTGGCGCGATCGCCTACTCGATCCAGCTCTATTTCGACTTTTCAGGCTATTCCTCGATGGCGATCGGCCTGGCCATGATGGTCGGCTTCTACTTCGTCGAAAACTTCGACGCGCCCTACACCTCGGTCAACATCACCGACTTCTGGCGCCGCTGGCACATTTCGCTGTCGTCCTGGCTACGCGACTACCTCTACATTTCGCTGGGTGGCAACCGCATCTCCATAAGCCGGACCTATGTCAACCTGGCGGCGACGATGGTGCTCGGCGGCCTGTGGCATGGCGCCAACATGACCTTCATCGTCTGGGGGGCGTGGCACGGGCTCTGGCTGATCATCGAGCGTCTGTTCAACGTCAAGGCCAGCGCTCCCTTCCGGGTCGGCAACTGGCTGCTGACGACCCTGGTGTTCGTGATCGGCTGGGTGTTCTTCCGGTCCGAAACCATGGGGCAGGCCATGGACATGCTGTCGGGCATGTTCGGGTTCCACGGCCTGGCGCTCAGAAGCGACTATGCCTGGCAGTTCACCGGGTTCTCGCTGGCCCTGTTCGCGGTCGGCGTGGCTATCGCTCTTGGCGAACGGCAGCTTCGTCAGGTCTTCCGGCTGAAAAGCACACACGAGCTGGTCAAGGGCGGGGAAATCGACAATCCGCCGATCACCCAGCCGATGGCACTCGTTGCCACGGTGCTCGGCGGCCTGGCCATCCTGAAGCTGGTCGCCGACAGCGACACGCCGTTCCTTTACTTCCAGTTCTGA
- a CDS encoding AGE family epimerase/isomerase: MVDSECELQSVAFGREVEKLEDWLTNAALPLWLDAGCDPVHGGFQERIRQDGQPSTTDNRRARVQPRQIYCYAAAGARGWTGNWRTASRDAYDLFEKVYRRSDGFYGNLASPDGELIDDGFDLYNQAFALFAFAEFGAAFPERQAEMEEKARALLAALKATYAHPQLGFEEAVPVKLPLCSNPHMHLFEAALAWETAAAEPAPWTALADEIALLAMTRFIDADTGALREFFDHDWAPFEGDKGRIVEPGHQFEWAWLLCRWGESRGRADALEKAKRLFAIGTFHGICEDRQVAFMGLYDDFSVSDPVARLWPQTEWLKAAGILARQSGMAERSVYLREAVRACQALGKFFETPLRGLWFDKLKPDGSFVDEPAPASSFYHIVCAIHEARDTLDLLAAEGLKKSA, translated from the coding sequence GTGGTTGATTCAGAATGTGAACTGCAGTCGGTAGCGTTCGGCCGGGAGGTCGAAAAACTGGAGGACTGGCTGACGAATGCCGCCCTCCCACTCTGGCTTGATGCCGGCTGTGATCCCGTTCATGGCGGTTTTCAGGAAAGGATCCGGCAGGACGGACAGCCGAGCACCACGGACAATCGCCGTGCCCGCGTTCAACCCCGGCAGATCTACTGCTACGCGGCGGCCGGCGCGCGCGGCTGGACCGGGAACTGGCGCACCGCGTCCCGGGATGCCTATGACCTGTTCGAGAAGGTCTATCGTCGTTCGGATGGCTTCTACGGCAATCTGGCTTCACCGGACGGAGAGTTGATCGACGACGGCTTCGATCTCTACAACCAGGCCTTCGCCCTGTTCGCCTTCGCTGAATTCGGCGCGGCGTTTCCGGAGCGGCAGGCGGAGATGGAGGAAAAGGCGCGGGCGCTTCTGGCCGCGCTGAAGGCGACTTACGCGCACCCCCAACTGGGATTCGAGGAAGCGGTGCCGGTCAAGCTGCCGCTGTGTTCCAACCCGCACATGCACCTGTTCGAGGCCGCGCTGGCATGGGAAACCGCCGCTGCCGAACCTGCGCCCTGGACCGCGTTGGCGGACGAGATTGCCCTGCTTGCCATGACCCGGTTCATAGACGCGGATACCGGCGCGTTGCGGGAATTCTTCGATCACGACTGGGCCCCCTTCGAGGGCGACAAGGGCAGGATTGTCGAACCCGGTCACCAGTTCGAATGGGCCTGGCTCCTGTGCCGCTGGGGGGAAAGCCGAGGGCGTGCCGACGCGCTGGAAAAGGCAAAACGGCTTTTTGCAATCGGGACGTTCCACGGCATCTGCGAAGACCGGCAGGTGGCCTTCATGGGTCTTTACGACGACTTCTCGGTCTCGGACCCGGTCGCCCGGCTGTGGCCGCAGACCGAATGGTTGAAGGCGGCCGGCATTCTGGCGCGGCAAAGCGGAATGGCGGAACGGTCGGTCTACCTGCGGGAAGCTGTCAGGGCCTGCCAGGCACTCGGCAAGTTTTTCGAAACGCCCCTGAGAGGCCTCTGGTTCGACAAGCTCAAACCGGACGGGTCCTTTGTCGACGAACCGGCCCCGGCAAGCAGCTTCTATCACATCGTCTGCGCCATCCATGAGGCACGGGACACGCTTGACCTGCTCGCGGCCGAGGGACTGAAGAAATCGGCGTGA
- a CDS encoding tetratricopeptide repeat protein yields the protein MLLAACQGNPDSAYREAKISIAHGKAGVKTPNSPEQLLAIAASKATSKADIQHYNREYGKYLQERGKTRSAYQAFEKAALAGDTSSQNRLIKGQIDGKYRPSNLNKVAREVYLPAANSGSSVSANLLMADLVGKGKVRGAEFKSESYWLQRAAGKGSTTASRELAENAERAGNIKLAAKYYARNDRISKSDRALRQARVYYLGQGVGQNTRIAHAWMEQARRLDKKGAGQLAARVYRTTGGSKDGAYLQEVASAAGISNVLPQGRISREYRAAKSEEARRAIIAPLEQSARNGNADAALVLANLFIETGGNDDAIAGYLVKAYSGGKSEALEVMIKRLQRARAGSGAANTLYSAVASAANKGNVSAARALSSIYSIGGAKPASVSESRKWLRKAADAGDTKSQYELGVDLFENGNGGADQATALKYLKMAAASGDPFASSYLKTKQ from the coding sequence ATGCTGCTCGCAGCGTGTCAGGGCAATCCGGATTCTGCCTATCGGGAAGCCAAGATCAGCATCGCCCACGGCAAGGCCGGCGTGAAAACGCCGAACAGTCCCGAACAGCTTCTTGCGATCGCCGCCAGCAAGGCGACGTCCAAGGCCGATATCCAGCACTACAACCGTGAATACGGCAAGTATCTGCAGGAGCGCGGCAAGACCCGCAGCGCCTATCAGGCCTTTGAAAAGGCGGCGCTGGCCGGTGACACCTCTTCCCAGAACCGGCTGATTAAGGGGCAGATCGACGGCAAGTACCGTCCGTCGAACCTGAACAAGGTTGCCAGGGAAGTCTATCTTCCCGCCGCCAACAGCGGATCGAGCGTTTCGGCCAACTTGCTGATGGCAGACCTTGTCGGCAAGGGCAAGGTGCGCGGTGCCGAGTTCAAATCCGAAAGCTACTGGCTGCAAAGGGCAGCCGGCAAGGGCTCCACGACAGCTTCCCGCGAGCTTGCTGAAAATGCCGAAAGGGCAGGCAATATCAAACTCGCGGCCAAATACTACGCCAGGAACGACCGGATTTCGAAGAGCGACCGGGCCCTCCGCCAGGCGCGGGTGTACTACCTTGGTCAGGGCGTAGGGCAGAACACCAGGATCGCACATGCCTGGATGGAACAGGCACGCAGGCTGGACAAAAAGGGCGCCGGGCAACTGGCAGCGCGGGTCTACCGGACGACGGGCGGCAGCAAGGACGGCGCCTACCTGCAGGAAGTCGCCTCGGCGGCCGGCATCAGCAATGTCCTGCCCCAGGGCCGGATCTCGCGCGAATATCGCGCCGCCAAGTCGGAGGAGGCGCGCCGGGCGATCATCGCGCCTCTCGAGCAGTCGGCGCGCAACGGCAACGCGGACGCCGCCCTAGTTCTGGCGAACCTCTTCATCGAGACCGGCGGAAATGACGACGCGATCGCGGGCTATCTGGTCAAGGCCTATTCCGGCGGCAAGTCGGAAGCGCTTGAGGTGATGATCAAGCGGCTGCAGCGCGCCCGCGCGGGCAGCGGAGCGGCAAACACGCTCTATTCCGCCGTCGCGTCCGCCGCCAACAAAGGCAATGTCTCCGCCGCGAGGGCGCTGAGTTCGATCTATTCGATCGGGGGTGCCAAGCCGGCAAGCGTGTCGGAAAGCCGCAAGTGGCTGCGCAAGGCGGCCGATGCCGGCGACACCAAGTCCCAGTACGAACTCGGTGTGGATCTCTTTGAGAACGGCAACGGGGGAGCCGACCAGGCCACCGCCTTGAAATATCTCAAGATGGCTGCGGCGAGCGGCGATCCGTTTGCGTCCTCCTATCTGAAGACAAAGCAGTAG
- a CDS encoding phosphomannomutase yields the protein MSLKFGTSGLRGLSADLVGSPSFVYAAAFSKYLLDEGLAGPGSRVLIGYDFRESSPAIAANVKRAVRSAGMIPVDCGTLPTPALAFYGIKLGAASMMVTGSHIPADRNGIKFYLPTGEIGKADEQAITALADGIQAPGSLEGEATSEDHGAEAVALFLQRNRSLLAEGALKGLKVGVYQHSTVARDMLAEILEFYGAQTVLLGRSEEFIPVDTEAVSAETRAALREWARAHELDAIVSADGDGDRPLVADETGEPVNGDICGLLVALFLKANRVVTPVTSNSGIDAKISGKVVRTKVGSPFVISGMDAETGSADARIVGFEANGGTLTASEFEVAGGVLAPLPTRDCFLPILAVLATTVQSGLPLSKVTASLGLNATAADRLQEFPQEKSAAIMAWLSADEGNVASFVEPVGTPASVNALDGMRITLEDGSVMHFRPSGNAPEMRCYVEASDVETCNRLLERGLGLLVSFDQDAAA from the coding sequence GTGAGTTTGAAATTTGGCACAAGCGGTCTTCGTGGTCTTTCCGCCGATCTGGTCGGCAGCCCGTCCTTTGTCTATGCCGCAGCATTTTCGAAATACCTCCTGGACGAAGGTCTTGCCGGTCCCGGCAGCCGGGTGCTGATCGGGTACGACTTCCGTGAGTCCAGTCCGGCAATCGCGGCCAATGTCAAGCGCGCGGTCCGCTCGGCCGGGATGATCCCGGTTGATTGCGGAACCCTGCCGACACCTGCGCTGGCCTTTTACGGGATAAAGCTCGGCGCCGCCTCCATGATGGTGACCGGATCGCATATTCCCGCGGACAGGAACGGCATCAAGTTCTATCTGCCGACCGGTGAAATCGGCAAGGCGGACGAGCAGGCGATAACCGCACTTGCCGACGGCATTCAGGCCCCCGGGAGCCTGGAGGGGGAGGCAACGTCTGAAGACCACGGCGCCGAGGCTGTCGCGCTGTTTCTGCAGCGCAACCGGTCGCTCCTGGCCGAAGGAGCGCTGAAAGGGCTGAAGGTCGGCGTCTACCAGCATTCGACGGTTGCCCGGGACATGCTTGCCGAGATCCTCGAATTCTATGGCGCGCAGACCGTTCTCCTCGGCCGCTCCGAAGAATTCATCCCGGTCGATACGGAAGCCGTCTCAGCCGAGACACGCGCCGCCCTGAGGGAATGGGCGCGTGCGCATGAACTTGACGCCATCGTCTCCGCGGATGGCGACGGCGACCGGCCGCTGGTTGCCGACGAAACCGGGGAACCGGTCAACGGCGATATCTGCGGTCTTCTGGTGGCCCTGTTTCTCAAGGCCAACCGGGTGGTGACACCGGTCACGTCCAACTCCGGCATCGACGCGAAGATTTCCGGAAAGGTGGTGAGAACCAAAGTGGGCTCCCCCTTCGTGATTTCCGGCATGGACGCGGAAACCGGCTCCGCCGACGCCCGCATCGTCGGTTTCGAGGCCAATGGCGGAACGCTGACGGCATCGGAATTCGAGGTTGCCGGCGGCGTTTTGGCACCGCTTCCGACCCGCGACTGTTTCCTGCCCATCCTCGCCGTTTTGGCGACGACGGTTCAAAGCGGCCTGCCGCTCTCAAAGGTCACGGCGTCGCTTGGACTGAACGCTACGGCGGCCGACAGGCTGCAGGAGTTTCCGCAGGAAAAAAGCGCGGCGATCATGGCCTGGCTCTCAGCCGATGAGGGCAATGTGGCCAGCTTTGTCGAACCGGTCGGAACGCCTGCCTCGGTCAACGCGCTCGACGGCATGAGGATCACCCTTGAAGACGGTTCGGTCATGCATTTCCGGCCGTCGGGGAATGCCCCGGAAATGCGCTGCTACGTGGAAGCTTCCGACGTCGAGACATGCAACCGCCTGCTGGAGCGCGGGCTCGGCCTGCTTGTGTCCTTCGACCAGGACGCGGCCGCGTGA
- a CDS encoding alginate lyase family protein, translating into MTLKSMKLMMFSIVVALMGSSASASGFSVPFPLARSVEDNNGKTSCSEKLPQPVRTLELGSIYSSADESRSTIDPDNKRRYQAAIKDTRAYLSFVTKNASNYTQTDGNRLDDAACALAALDLWARADALSDLKTRQSFLSMTRIIAGSAVAYMQVRPAVRLLDFDTAEIDKWLVRLAEATIPVYTESGDRRSNRQNHRYWGGFAVAAVGVAVGRKDLLEFGYDSYKLGVCQVTADGALPLELDRRKKARDYHLHALAPLLMLASLTEANGYEAYSLCGNALRRLVRFSLDSIADPSRMEELSGERQVKLPREENGLIRGDRIAWLEVYLMKYPEDRAKYGGLYVDPLYSSSLGGRISAVYNIDFRN; encoded by the coding sequence ATGACGCTTAAATCAATGAAATTGATGATGTTTTCCATAGTGGTGGCACTGATGGGATCTTCGGCATCCGCGAGCGGGTTCAGCGTTCCGTTTCCGCTCGCACGCAGTGTGGAAGACAATAACGGCAAGACAAGCTGTTCAGAAAAACTGCCCCAGCCGGTCAGAACGCTTGAACTGGGCAGCATCTACAGTTCAGCGGATGAAAGCCGGTCGACCATCGATCCGGACAACAAGCGCCGGTACCAGGCCGCCATCAAGGATACGCGTGCTTATCTCAGCTTCGTCACCAAGAACGCAAGCAACTACACCCAGACCGACGGCAATCGGCTGGACGACGCCGCGTGCGCTCTTGCGGCCCTGGATCTCTGGGCTCGGGCAGACGCGCTGTCGGATCTGAAAACGCGGCAGTCCTTCCTGAGCATGACCCGTATCATTGCGGGCAGCGCGGTGGCGTACATGCAGGTTCGTCCAGCGGTTCGGCTGCTGGACTTCGACACCGCCGAAATCGACAAGTGGCTCGTCCGGCTCGCCGAGGCCACCATTCCCGTTTACACCGAATCCGGCGACCGCCGGTCCAACAGGCAGAACCATCGCTACTGGGGCGGCTTCGCAGTGGCCGCCGTCGGTGTGGCTGTCGGCCGGAAGGACCTGCTCGAATTCGGTTATGACAGCTACAAGCTGGGCGTCTGCCAGGTGACCGCAGACGGCGCGTTGCCTCTGGAGCTGGATCGCAGGAAGAAGGCCCGCGATTACCACCTCCATGCCCTGGCGCCCTTGCTCATGCTGGCGTCCCTGACCGAGGCCAACGGCTATGAAGCCTATTCCCTGTGTGGCAACGCGCTGCGAAGGCTCGTCCGCTTTTCGCTCGATTCGATTGCCGATCCCAGCCGCATGGAAGAGCTCAGCGGCGAACGGCAGGTGAAGCTGCCGCGCGAGGAAAACGGCCTGATCCGGGGAGACCGGATCGCCTGGCTCGAAGTCTATCTCATGAAATACCCGGAAGACCGGGCGAAATACGGCGGGCTCTATGTGGACCCCCTGTATTCGTCGTCTTTGGGCGGGCGCATCAGCGCCGTCTACAACATCGACTTCAGAAACTGA